CATGACCGTCGGGAAATACACCGTTGTTAACCCTAACGAAGCTCATCCTTCACCTCAATCTCACAAGATCTCAATCAGAGTCAGTACTCTCTAATTCCCCCctgaaaatttcataatttttgattttttttttggttgatttgaaATTCTTACACAGGTGACATCGAGTTACGGGAACACGTATCATCACGCGGAAGATGTTCAATCTGGACAATTCGCGTTTACGGCGGTGGAAGCTGGAGACTACATGGCGTGTTTCACTGCTGTTGATCATAAACCGGAGGTTACATTGAGTATTGATTTCGATTGGAGAACTGGTGTT
Above is a genomic segment from Camelina sativa cultivar DH55 unplaced genomic scaffold, Cs unpScaffold02716, whole genome shotgun sequence containing:
- the LOC104774404 gene encoding transmembrane emp24 domain-containing protein p24delta9-like, yielding MVVLQSLNLYAVLISLAILSQVSQSLHFELHSGRTKCISEDIKSNSMTVGKYTVVNPNEAHPSPQSHKISIRVTSSYGNTYHHAEDVQSGQFAFTAVEAGDYMACFTAVDHKPEVTLSIDFDWRTGV